The following nucleotide sequence is from bacterium.
ATAGCCGAGTCCTTACAATGGTCTGAATGTCTACGCAAGGCTGTTTCCGATGAGCAGGCGGATAGGATGAAGGAGCCTTTGAAAATAGCCAAAGAGCTATTGGAGGCAAAATAGTAACTATTCACCGCAGAGACACAGAGACGCAGAGAAAAAAAATTAAAATCTATTTACGAAACGCTTAATATCTCTGATTTTCATCAGGGCAAGCTCTTGAGGACAACAACATTAAAATTGATTAACAAATCTGGCTTGCCTGCTGAACATTCGGCAAGCAGGTCATAAATATTTCGATGTCTGCATCAATAATCTTTTATGTTATCTGATTTATTTTTATGTCTTCTCTGTTCCTCTGCGTCTCTGCGGTAAATTACCACCGAACGGTTACGCAAAATAAATATGGAGGTGATAGTGATGAATTGCAAAAAATTATTGGCGTTTATTTCCTCTGTTTGCCCAATGTGCAACATTAAAAGGAAATTCCCCAATTCTTCCTTTGCCAGGATGATGAAAAAGGGTGAAAAATGCTGTCCTTGTTGTAAAGCCTATGAGGAAATCTATGGAAAAATGGGTGATAAAAATGAAGAAGAACAAAATACAAAAGATTGTAGAAGAAGCCTATAGCAAGATTGCTCAAGGAAAAGAAGGTTGTGGGTGTGGCACTTGTGGACCAGATACCAAAGAATTTGCCAAATCCATTGGCTATTCAGAAGATGAACTGAAAGCCATTCCAGAGGAGGCTAACCTGGCTCTTGGTTGCGGCAATCCAACTGCCTTAGCCAGCCTCAAAGAAGGTGAGGTTGTGCTTGACCTTGGCTGTGGTGCTGGGTTTGATTGCTTTCTGTCTGCAAGCAAAGTGGGTGCAAATGGTAAAGTCATCGGTGTAGATATGACACATGAGATGATTGAGAAAGCAAGAGATAATGCAAAAAAGAATGGTATTAGCAATGTTGAATTCAGGCTTGGGGAGATAGAAAACCTACCTGTAGCCGATAACTCAGTTGATGTGGTGATAAGCAATTGCGTTATCAATCTATCAGCTGATAAACCAAAGGTATTTCAAGAAGTTTATCGGGTTTTAAAGCCTGGCGGCAGGATAGCGGTTTCGGACATTGCCCTTTTAAAAGAGCTCCCAAAGAAAATACAGGAAAGCATTGAGGCTTATGTAGGTTGTGTTGCTGGCGCAATTCTAGTTGATGAATACAAAAG
It contains:
- the arsM gene encoding arsenite methyltransferase translates to MKKNKIQKIVEEAYSKIAQGKEGCGCGTCGPDTKEFAKSIGYSEDELKAIPEEANLALGCGNPTALASLKEGEVVLDLGCGAGFDCFLSASKVGANGKVIGVDMTHEMIEKARDNAKKNGISNVEFRLGEIENLPVADNSVDVVISNCVINLSADKPKVFQEVYRVLKPGGRIAVSDIALLKELPKKIQESIEAYVGCVAGAILVDEYKRVVEKAGLKNVKVTIKALISTPLSCFA